In [Leptolyngbya] sp. PCC 7376, a genomic segment contains:
- a CDS encoding Uma2 family endonuclease: MRTLTKWTVSEYHNLIQKGILDHKRVELLDGELVEMAPESPLHRTVMDKGNDYLRSLLHGKAGVYEGHPITLTNSEPEPDIVVVQLPKSQYSERHPNASEIFLLIEVAKSTLSSDLSDKKNLYQKEGIKEYWVIDLVNNQLHIFKDLINAQYRSMTIYTEGNVIPNAFPNLEISVAKLLN; the protein is encoded by the coding sequence ATGAGAACTCTCACAAAATGGACGGTTAGTGAGTACCATAATCTAATTCAAAAAGGCATTCTAGATCACAAGCGAGTTGAATTATTGGATGGAGAATTAGTAGAAATGGCCCCAGAGAGTCCTTTACACCGTACGGTAATGGACAAAGGTAATGATTATCTTCGAAGTTTATTGCATGGAAAAGCGGGCGTTTATGAAGGTCATCCCATAACTCTCACGAACTCTGAGCCTGAACCCGATATTGTCGTTGTTCAACTGCCAAAATCTCAATATTCAGAAAGACATCCCAATGCCAGTGAGATTTTTCTCCTAATTGAGGTTGCAAAATCAACACTTTCTTCTGATTTAAGTGACAAAAAAAATCTTTATCAGAAAGAAGGCATTAAAGAATATTGGGTAATTGATTTAGTTAACAACCAACTTCACATTTTTAAAGACTTAATAAATGCTCAGTACCGTTCAATGACAATTTACACTGAAGGAAATGTTATACCCAATGCTTTTCCAAACTTAGAGATTTCTGTTGCTAAATTACTTAATTAA
- the metH gene encoding methionine synthase: MKSLFLDRLNSPERPVLVFDGAMGTNLQVQELTAEDFGGPEYEGCNEYLIETKPEAVAIVHRGFLEAGADVIETDTFGATSIVLAEYDLADKAYELNKKAAELAKSVTAEFSTPEKPRFVAGSIGPGTKLPSLGHIDYDSLENAFAEQADGLFDGGVDLMLVETCQDVLQIKAALNGIERTFEKKGDRLPIMVSVTMETMGTMLVGTEISAAVAILEPYKIDILGLNCATGPDLMKEHVKYLSEHSPFIVSCIPNAGLPENVGGQAHYKLTPLEMKMAMMHFIEDLGVQVIGGCCGTRPAHIKALAEVAAELKPKERHTTFEPSAASIYSTQPYIQDNSFLIVGERLNASGSKKCRTLLNEENWDSLISLAKSQVKEGAHVLDVNVDYVGRDGVRDMHELASRLVNNITLPLMLDSTEWEKMESGLKVAGGKCILNSTNYEDGEERFYKVLSLAKKYGAGVVIGTIDEDGMARTAEKKFAIAKRAYDACLEYGIPPYEIFFDPLALPISTGIEEDRLNGQATVDAIKQIRDELLHCHIILGVSNISFGLNAASRQVLNSVFLHECMQVGMDSAIVSASKILPMSKISDEHKKVCLDLIGDRREFDGDVCTYDPLTKLTELFAGKKAKKSEAIDKNLPIDERLKQHIIDGERLGLEDALNEALENHPPLNIINVFLLDGMKVVGELFGSGQMQLPFVLQSAQTMKAAVAFLEPFMDKEEGDDRGKGTFVIATVKGDVHDIGKNLVDIILSNNGYNVVNLGIKQPIENIVKAYEEHRPDCIAMSGLLVKSTAFMKDNLEAFNERGITVPVILGGAALTPKFVNQDCQNTYKGRVVYGRDAFADLHFMDKLMPAKSAENWDDLKGFLDEYDENGSNGNGHHETNGSAIIEEVAPEPEEPEVIDTRRSEAVALDIERPTPPFWGTKILTAADLDLKELFWHLDLQALIVGQWQFRKKKNQTKEEYDQFVIDEVHPLLEQWKARAIAEKILDPTLIYGYFPCQSQENSLIIYDVDKYAADETLEKVAKFDFPRQKSGKRLCIADFFATVESGQVDVFPMQAVTVGEIATEYAKKLFDANEYTDYLYYHGLAVQTAEALAEWGHARVRRELGYGDLEPDNIKDMLRQRYQGSRYSFGYSACPNIQDQYTQLDLLKVDRINMYMDESEQIYPEQSTSAIITYHPVAKYFNT; the protein is encoded by the coding sequence ATGAAAAGCCTTTTCCTCGATCGCCTCAATAGTCCCGAACGTCCCGTCCTTGTATTTGATGGAGCGATGGGAACAAATCTTCAAGTGCAGGAGTTGACCGCTGAGGATTTTGGTGGTCCTGAATATGAAGGCTGTAATGAATATTTGATCGAAACGAAACCTGAGGCTGTGGCGATCGTTCATCGTGGCTTCCTTGAAGCAGGAGCCGATGTCATTGAAACAGATACCTTTGGTGCGACATCTATCGTCCTCGCTGAATATGATTTAGCAGATAAAGCCTACGAACTAAACAAAAAAGCGGCAGAACTCGCCAAATCTGTTACCGCAGAATTTTCCACCCCAGAGAAGCCTCGTTTTGTTGCTGGTTCCATAGGACCCGGTACAAAGCTGCCAAGTTTGGGACACATTGATTACGACAGTTTAGAGAATGCCTTTGCAGAACAGGCAGATGGTCTTTTTGATGGTGGTGTTGACCTGATGCTTGTCGAAACTTGCCAAGATGTTTTACAGATTAAAGCAGCGCTTAATGGCATTGAACGTACCTTTGAGAAGAAAGGCGATCGCCTGCCGATTATGGTGTCGGTGACGATGGAAACGATGGGCACAATGCTCGTTGGAACAGAGATTTCCGCAGCCGTTGCAATCCTTGAACCCTACAAGATCGATATTTTGGGATTGAACTGTGCGACAGGCCCTGATCTAATGAAGGAGCATGTCAAATATTTATCTGAACATTCACCCTTCATCGTCTCCTGTATTCCGAACGCAGGTTTACCGGAAAATGTTGGCGGCCAGGCACACTACAAATTAACGCCCCTCGAAATGAAAATGGCGATGATGCATTTCATCGAGGATCTTGGGGTGCAAGTTATTGGTGGTTGTTGTGGAACCCGTCCCGCTCACATCAAAGCTTTAGCGGAAGTTGCGGCAGAACTAAAACCCAAAGAACGTCACACTACATTTGAACCCTCCGCAGCATCCATTTACAGCACACAGCCCTATATCCAAGACAATTCTTTCCTAATCGTTGGCGAAAGATTGAATGCGAGTGGCTCGAAAAAATGTCGAACATTACTCAATGAAGAAAATTGGGATAGCTTGATTTCCCTTGCGAAATCCCAGGTGAAAGAAGGTGCTCACGTCCTCGATGTCAACGTTGATTATGTTGGTCGTGATGGCGTGCGAGATATGCATGAACTGGCGTCACGGCTAGTGAATAACATCACGTTGCCATTAATGCTCGACTCCACCGAATGGGAAAAAATGGAGTCTGGCCTCAAGGTTGCGGGCGGTAAATGCATTCTCAACTCCACCAACTACGAGGATGGTGAAGAGCGTTTTTATAAGGTGTTATCTCTCGCGAAAAAATATGGTGCTGGTGTAGTCATTGGAACTATTGACGAAGATGGAATGGCGCGGACTGCGGAGAAAAAGTTTGCGATCGCCAAACGTGCCTACGATGCTTGCTTAGAATATGGCATTCCTCCCTATGAAATTTTCTTTGATCCGCTGGCATTACCTATCTCAACTGGTATTGAAGAAGATCGTCTCAACGGTCAGGCAACGGTAGATGCCATTAAACAAATTCGTGATGAACTGCTTCACTGTCACATTATTTTGGGTGTTTCGAATATTTCCTTTGGTCTGAATGCCGCATCACGGCAGGTCTTAAACTCAGTCTTTCTCCATGAATGTATGCAAGTGGGGATGGATTCGGCGATCGTTAGTGCCAGTAAGATTTTGCCGATGTCGAAAATTAGTGATGAACATAAGAAAGTTTGTCTCGATCTGATCGGCGATCGCCGTGAATTTGATGGCGATGTATGTACCTACGATCCGCTGACGAAACTAACGGAACTCTTTGCTGGTAAGAAAGCGAAAAAATCTGAGGCGATTGATAAAAACCTACCCATTGATGAGCGTTTAAAACAACACATTATTGATGGTGAAAGACTCGGTTTAGAAGATGCCCTTAATGAAGCTCTAGAAAATCATCCACCGCTCAATATTATTAATGTCTTTCTATTGGACGGCATGAAAGTTGTCGGTGAATTATTTGGCTCGGGTCAGATGCAATTACCTTTCGTACTCCAGTCAGCCCAAACTATGAAAGCGGCAGTGGCATTCCTCGAACCCTTTATGGATAAAGAGGAAGGCGATGATCGTGGTAAAGGCACATTTGTGATTGCAACAGTTAAAGGCGATGTGCATGATATCGGCAAAAATTTGGTCGATATTATCCTTTCAAACAATGGTTATAACGTCGTCAATCTCGGCATTAAACAGCCGATTGAAAACATCGTAAAAGCCTATGAAGAACACCGACCTGATTGCATTGCGATGAGTGGTTTATTGGTGAAATCAACTGCTTTTATGAAAGATAATCTTGAAGCATTTAATGAGCGAGGAATTACTGTTCCTGTCATTTTGGGTGGCGCAGCATTAACACCTAAATTTGTTAATCAAGACTGTCAAAACACCTATAAAGGTCGAGTGGTTTATGGTCGCGATGCCTTTGCTGATTTGCACTTTATGGACAAGCTCATGCCCGCGAAATCGGCGGAAAATTGGGATGATCTCAAAGGTTTCCTCGATGAGTATGACGAGAATGGGAGTAATGGTAATGGCCATCATGAAACCAACGGATCTGCCATCATCGAAGAAGTTGCGCCAGAGCCAGAGGAGCCAGAAGTCATTGACACTCGTCGTTCTGAAGCTGTTGCTTTGGATATCGAACGTCCAACGCCACCTTTCTGGGGCACAAAGATTTTGACTGCGGCTGACCTAGATCTGAAAGAACTTTTCTGGCATCTAGATTTGCAGGCTTTAATCGTTGGTCAATGGCAATTCCGTAAGAAGAAAAACCAGACCAAAGAAGAATATGATCAGTTTGTCATTGATGAAGTGCATCCTTTATTAGAGCAATGGAAAGCACGGGCGATCGCCGAAAAAATCCTCGATCCGACATTAATCTATGGTTATTTTCCCTGTCAATCTCAAGAGAATAGCTTGATTATTTACGATGTTGATAAATATGCAGCCGATGAAACCCTAGAGAAAGTAGCGAAGTTTGATTTTCCTCGCCAAAAATCTGGCAAGAGACTCTGTATTGCAGACTTCTTTGCAACTGTAGAATCTGGCCAAGTTGATGTCTTTCCGATGCAGGCGGTAACAGTCGGCGAAATTGCCACTGAGTACGCAAAAAAACTATTTGATGCCAACGAATACACCGATTACCTTTACTATCATGGTCTCGCTGTTCAAACCGCTGAAGCCCTTGCTGAGTGGGGTCATGCTCGTGTACGAAGAGAGCTAGGCTATGGCGATTTAGAACCGGATAATATCAAAGATATGTTGCGTCAGCGATACCAAGGTTCTCGCTATAGTTTTGGTTATTCTGCTTGTCCAAACATTCAAGATCAATACACGCAATTAGACTTGCTTAAAGTTGATCGCATTAATATGTATATGGATGAGAGCGAACAGATTTATCCAGAGCAATCCACCTCCGCCATCATTACCTACCACCCCGTTGCCAAATACTTCAACACTTAG
- the ppsA gene encoding phosphoenolpyruvate synthase, whose translation MVNTLTSTKNSDPRTESLVLWFEEVGSKDVGLVGGKNSSLGEMIQQLQPKGVNVPGGFATTAHAYRYFVKLAGLEEKLRSLFADLDIDDVANLQVRGRQARALILNTPFPQNLQEAIASAYKKMCERYGNGSDVCDRFEGEDRKICEDHASDVDVAVRSSATAEDLPEASFAGQQETYLNVHGVKSVLDACHKCFASLFTDRAIAYRQHNGFDHFEVALSVGVQKMVRSDLATSGVMFSIDTESGFKDAAFITGAYGLGENVVQGAVNPDEFVVFKPTLKEGFKPILERRLGSKQIKMVYADGAKLTENVSVPAELRNKFCISDEDVLTLARWTTIIEDHYSAVRGQYTPMDIEWAKDGITGELFIVQARPETVQSQKSGNILRNYKLKETGTILAEGRSVGEMVGQGEANVILDVEQIKLFQPGQVLVTRRTDPDWEPIMKKASAIITDQGGRTCHAAIIAREMGIPAVVGCGDATELIALGQEVTVSCCEGEDGKIYEGLLDFEIQETSLENIPETKTKILMNVGNPEQAFSLSPLPADGVGLARLEFIIANQIKAHPKALLHFEELEDLLEKKAIAELTHLYENKADFFVDKLASGIAMIAAAFYPNPVVVRMSDFKSNEYANLLGGKQFEPKEENPMIGWRGASRYYDPNYVEAFALECEAFKIARNEMGLTNIIPMIPFCRTPEEGRRVLAEMAKHDLRRDDNGLQVYVMCELPSNVILVDEFSEVFDGFSIGSNDLTQLTLGLDRDSALVAHIFDERNEGVKRMVAMAIAGAKKHGRKIGICGQAPSDYPEFAEFLVENGIDSISLNPDSLLKTKLAIANLEKKLNC comes from the coding sequence ATGGTTAACACTCTTACTTCGACTAAAAACTCAGATCCGCGTACGGAATCATTGGTTTTATGGTTTGAGGAAGTTGGTTCTAAAGATGTGGGTTTAGTGGGAGGAAAGAATTCATCTCTTGGTGAAATGATTCAGCAGCTCCAGCCCAAGGGAGTAAATGTTCCAGGAGGTTTTGCAACGACAGCCCATGCTTATCGTTACTTCGTAAAATTGGCTGGTTTAGAAGAGAAATTACGCAGTCTTTTCGCCGATTTAGATATTGATGATGTCGCCAATTTACAGGTGCGCGGTCGGCAAGCGCGGGCATTAATTCTCAACACACCTTTCCCACAGAATCTACAGGAGGCGATCGCCTCAGCTTACAAAAAAATGTGTGAGCGGTATGGTAATGGCTCGGATGTGTGTGATCGCTTTGAAGGGGAAGACCGCAAAATTTGTGAAGATCATGCTAGCGATGTCGATGTGGCAGTGCGTTCTAGTGCGACGGCAGAAGATTTGCCCGAAGCGAGTTTCGCCGGTCAACAGGAAACTTACCTCAATGTCCACGGTGTAAAAAGTGTGCTCGATGCTTGTCATAAGTGCTTTGCGTCGCTGTTTACAGATCGGGCGATCGCCTACCGCCAGCACAATGGGTTCGATCATTTTGAAGTGGCATTGTCCGTCGGTGTGCAAAAGATGGTGCGCTCAGACTTGGCGACTTCTGGTGTAATGTTCTCCATCGATACCGAGAGCGGTTTTAAAGATGCAGCGTTTATCACTGGAGCCTATGGACTTGGTGAAAATGTAGTTCAGGGCGCAGTCAATCCCGATGAATTTGTGGTCTTTAAACCCACTCTCAAGGAAGGATTTAAGCCAATTCTCGAACGGCGTCTCGGCAGCAAGCAGATCAAGATGGTCTATGCCGACGGCGCGAAACTCACCGAAAACGTTTCGGTTCCGGCAGAGCTACGCAACAAGTTTTGCATTAGCGATGAAGATGTTTTGACCTTGGCGCGTTGGACAACCATCATCGAGGATCACTATTCTGCGGTGCGTGGGCAATATACCCCGATGGATATTGAGTGGGCGAAGGACGGCATCACAGGTGAACTTTTCATTGTACAAGCCCGCCCCGAAACGGTTCAATCCCAAAAATCCGGCAACATTCTCCGCAATTACAAGCTCAAGGAAACGGGAACTATCCTCGCTGAAGGTCGTAGTGTGGGTGAAATGGTCGGTCAGGGTGAGGCGAATGTCATCCTCGATGTGGAGCAAATTAAACTCTTTCAACCCGGTCAGGTTCTCGTTACCCGCCGCACCGACCCGGATTGGGAACCGATCATGAAAAAGGCTTCGGCGATCATTACCGATCAAGGCGGTCGCACTTGCCATGCCGCAATTATTGCGCGAGAAATGGGCATTCCGGCAGTAGTCGGTTGTGGTGATGCAACGGAACTCATTGCGCTGGGGCAAGAGGTTACCGTTTCCTGTTGCGAAGGGGAAGACGGCAAGATTTATGAGGGTTTACTGGACTTTGAAATTCAGGAAACATCCCTCGAAAATATCCCCGAAACCAAGACCAAGATCTTGATGAATGTTGGCAATCCAGAGCAAGCGTTTTCGCTGTCGCCGCTTCCTGCGGATGGTGTGGGTTTAGCTCGTCTCGAATTTATCATCGCTAATCAAATTAAGGCTCACCCAAAAGCTCTTTTACATTTTGAGGAGCTAGAAGATTTGCTAGAGAAAAAGGCGATCGCCGAACTGACCCATTTGTATGAAAATAAAGCCGATTTCTTCGTGGATAAATTGGCGAGTGGCATTGCCATGATTGCAGCGGCGTTCTACCCGAATCCTGTGGTGGTGCGCATGTCCGATTTCAAATCTAATGAGTATGCCAATTTGCTCGGTGGCAAGCAGTTTGAGCCGAAGGAAGAAAACCCGATGATCGGCTGGCGTGGGGCATCCCGCTACTACGATCCGAATTATGTGGAAGCCTTTGCCCTCGAATGTGAAGCCTTCAAGATTGCCCGCAATGAAATGGGATTGACGAATATTATTCCGATGATTCCGTTCTGCCGTACTCCTGAAGAAGGTCGTCGGGTGCTAGCAGAAATGGCGAAACATGATTTGCGTCGCGACGATAATGGCCTGCAAGTTTATGTCATGTGCGAATTGCCTTCCAACGTGATTTTAGTGGACGAGTTTAGCGAAGTATTTGATGGTTTCTCCATTGGCTCCAATGATCTCACCCAACTAACCCTTGGTTTAGACCGAGATTCTGCGCTGGTCGCCCACATTTTCGATGAGCGTAATGAAGGGGTTAAACGGATGGTTGCAATGGCGATCGCCGGTGCGAAGAAACATGGCCGCAAGATTGGGATCTGTGGACAAGCACCTTCTGACTATCCAGAATTTGCGGAGTTCCTCGTGGAAAATGGCATTGATTCCATTAGCCTCAACCCCGATTCTCTACTGAAAACTAAATTGGCGATCGCTAACCTAGAAAAAAAACTCAATTGTTAA
- a CDS encoding GNAT family N-acetyltransferase gives MQFLPKFIANVDEQISLVGDRPTFLNLFGGVPMSEPQNQNQATVQIRLMDIDDIAPVFHLGEQLFLSELYPSLYRLWDQWEVTGAYSTDPDLCFVATVDEQFAGFILGTLVEKQESTYSYIRWLGVSPDFHRMGIAGKLLERLIERAIAQGADTVLMDTDPANEAAIRFFSKQGFRNPREHVYLTLDLASHNYYGKLLEYERDRAEQLTQILRHRYQ, from the coding sequence ATGCAATTTCTCCCAAAGTTTATTGCTAACGTGGATGAACAGATAAGTCTTGTGGGCGATCGCCCGACTTTCCTAAATTTATTTGGCGGTGTGCCTATGTCTGAGCCTCAAAATCAAAATCAAGCTACTGTCCAAATTCGTTTGATGGACATTGATGATATTGCACCCGTTTTTCACTTGGGAGAGCAATTGTTTCTGAGTGAGTTGTATCCATCTCTCTATCGCTTATGGGATCAGTGGGAAGTGACGGGAGCCTATAGTACCGATCCTGATCTCTGTTTTGTCGCCACTGTGGATGAGCAATTTGCTGGCTTTATTCTCGGGACATTAGTCGAGAAGCAAGAGAGCACCTATAGCTATATTCGGTGGTTGGGAGTTAGTCCCGATTTTCATCGGATGGGCATCGCCGGAAAGCTTTTAGAAAGATTAATCGAACGGGCGATCGCCCAAGGTGCTGACACTGTTCTGATGGATACTGACCCAGCTAATGAAGCGGCGATTCGTTTCTTCTCGAAGCAAGGTTTTCGCAATCCCCGTGAACATGTTTATCTAACGCTTGATTTGGCGAGTCATAATTATTACGGCAAGCTTCTCGAATACGAACGTGATCGCGCAGAACAATTGACTCAAATTTTACGCCACCGCTATCAATAA
- a CDS encoding Uma2 family endonuclease: MTAITLDLNPVATLSHEQFLQLCQTNPDLKLERTAQGELVVMPPTGGETSRINFDLNLQLGLWHRKYKLGQCFDSSTGFILPNGATRSPDMSWVEQLRWDALQAEQREKYIPLCPDFAAELMSPSDIIHHTRAKLQEYLANGCRLGWLINRGDRQVEIYRQGQAVETLDAPPKLSGEDVLVDFELELAEFW; the protein is encoded by the coding sequence ATGACCGCGATTACGCTCGATCTAAATCCAGTTGCTACCTTAAGTCATGAGCAATTTTTGCAGCTTTGCCAGACAAATCCTGATTTAAAACTTGAACGCACCGCTCAGGGAGAACTAGTTGTTATGCCACCGACTGGTGGAGAAACGAGTCGCATTAATTTTGACTTGAATTTACAGCTGGGGTTATGGCATCGCAAGTATAAACTTGGTCAGTGTTTTGATTCTTCCACAGGCTTTATTTTGCCGAATGGTGCAACGCGATCGCCGGATATGTCTTGGGTAGAGCAGTTGCGGTGGGACGCTTTACAGGCAGAGCAACGAGAGAAATATATTCCCCTTTGTCCTGATTTTGCGGCAGAACTCATGTCTCCCAGCGATATCATTCACCACACTCGCGCCAAACTACAAGAATATTTAGCAAATGGTTGTCGGCTTGGCTGGCTCATTAATCGCGGCGATCGCCAAGTCGAAATTTATCGCCAAGGACAAGCGGTTGAAACTCTAGACGCGCCGCCAAAACTTTCTGGGGAAGATGTTCTGGTGGATTTTGAACTAGAGTTAGCGGAATTTTGGTAA
- a CDS encoding UDP-N-acetylmuramoyl-L-alanyl-D-glutamate--2,6-diaminopimelate ligase, which yields MQLGELLGQVSVIDSLPDHPALTQEVKGLVTNSKVVTTGDLFIGLPGTKVDGGEFWSGALDGGAIAAIVSADALEKVPTENGECVIVTSDPVIACAELANLFFENPTQSLKLVGVTGTNGKTTTSHLIEFFLQQAKKNTALIGTLYTRWQGYEKIATHTTPFAIDLQKNFAKAVKAENTHGVMEVSSHALDQKRVKGCEFDVSVFTNLTQDHLDYHKTMEEYFQAKALLFNDEYCKERAVVNLDDQYGARLAHKLGEKCWGYSLQDKSAAIFMDRLEYTAIGVTGRLTTPEGTAQFSSPLVGQFNLENVMAAIGAGLALGLDLEQMLTVLPEFTGVPGRMERVQVSDEQDISVIVDYAHTPDSLENLLKASRPFIPRKMICVFGCGGDRDRTKRPLMGKIAATKSDWAVVTSDNPRTEDPKRILVDVVEGIPEAIQFLVIPDRAAAIHQAILEAKPGDGVLIAGKGHEDYQILGTEKVHFDDREEARKALGDRLKTS from the coding sequence ATGCAATTAGGTGAACTTCTTGGGCAAGTATCGGTTATCGACTCTCTGCCAGATCATCCTGCCCTAACTCAAGAGGTAAAAGGGCTTGTCACGAATTCCAAAGTGGTAACGACTGGGGATTTGTTTATTGGTTTGCCGGGTACAAAAGTTGATGGTGGTGAGTTTTGGTCAGGTGCTTTAGATGGTGGGGCGATCGCCGCAATAGTTTCCGCAGATGCCCTCGAAAAAGTGCCTACCGAAAATGGTGAATGTGTCATTGTTACCAGCGATCCAGTGATTGCCTGTGCAGAATTGGCTAACCTCTTTTTTGAAAACCCGACCCAATCCCTCAAACTCGTCGGCGTGACAGGCACAAACGGCAAGACGACAACCAGTCACTTAATCGAATTTTTCCTCCAGCAAGCGAAAAAAAATACTGCTCTAATCGGGACGCTCTACACCCGTTGGCAAGGTTATGAAAAAATTGCGACCCATACCACCCCTTTTGCGATAGACCTCCAGAAGAATTTTGCGAAAGCCGTTAAAGCTGAAAACACCCACGGGGTAATGGAAGTGAGCTCCCATGCCCTCGACCAAAAACGAGTGAAAGGTTGTGAATTTGATGTGTCTGTATTCACTAATTTGACGCAGGATCACCTCGATTATCACAAGACGATGGAGGAGTATTTTCAGGCGAAAGCGCTTCTCTTTAATGATGAATACTGTAAAGAGCGAGCTGTTGTTAATCTCGATGATCAATATGGCGCAAGGTTAGCCCATAAACTTGGTGAAAAATGTTGGGGATATAGTCTGCAAGATAAGTCGGCTGCAATCTTTATGGATCGGTTGGAATATACGGCTATCGGAGTGACTGGTCGTCTCACAACGCCTGAAGGAACAGCTCAATTTTCGTCGCCTTTAGTCGGTCAATTTAACCTCGAAAATGTGATGGCGGCGATTGGTGCTGGTTTGGCATTGGGTTTAGACCTCGAACAAATGTTGACAGTTTTGCCGGAATTCACTGGGGTTCCCGGTCGGATGGAGCGTGTGCAGGTATCCGATGAGCAGGATATCAGCGTGATTGTGGACTATGCCCATACGCCCGATAGTCTCGAAAATCTACTAAAGGCCTCTCGTCCGTTTATCCCTCGCAAAATGATTTGTGTGTTTGGTTGTGGGGGCGATCGCGATCGCACGAAGCGTCCATTGATGGGCAAGATTGCGGCAACAAAATCTGATTGGGCGGTGGTGACTTCTGATAATCCTCGCACCGAAGATCCGAAACGAATTTTGGTAGATGTCGTGGAAGGTATTCCCGAAGCAATTCAGTTTCTCGTGATTCCTGATCGAGCGGCCGCCATTCATCAAGCCATTCTCGAAGCCAAACCTGGAGACGGTGTACTTATTGCTGGAAAGGGTCACGAAGATTATCAAATTCTCGGCACCGAAAAAGTCCATTTCGATGACCGTGAAGAGGCTCGTAAAGCTTTGGGCGATCGCCTAAAAACATCGTAG
- the remA gene encoding extracellular matrix/biofilm regulator RemA, protein MEIQLINIGFGNIVSANRVIAIVSPESAPIKRIISDARDRGQLIDATYGRRTRAVIITDSSHVVLSAIQPETVAHRFVVQKDGAIANAKV, encoded by the coding sequence ATGGAAATACAATTAATAAATATTGGGTTCGGTAATATTGTCTCTGCGAACCGGGTGATTGCGATTGTTAGCCCCGAATCCGCCCCCATCAAGCGAATTATTAGTGACGCTCGTGACCGTGGTCAGCTCATCGATGCAACCTATGGCAGACGTACCCGCGCGGTAATTATCACAGATTCTAGTCATGTGGTTCTCTCTGCAATCCAACCCGAGACTGTCGCCCATCGCTTCGTGGTGCAAAAAGATGGGGCGATCGCCAATGCTAAAGTTTAG